The following coding sequences are from one Chiloscyllium punctatum isolate Juve2018m chromosome 48, sChiPun1.3, whole genome shotgun sequence window:
- the gldn gene encoding gliomedin, with protein sequence MTFPGAQSSSVRTNVLLSGLFLVTVLNCAGLVYLFVQCNGLRSQQAAMGSRLEELTESWPMEFISRLSQEETGWTEQRNRNKRSHQQPKSFEETEDSVMMMTYSRIPIRIFMDLCNSTRGICLTGPPGPAGPPGLPGLAGLPGVNGSDGPVGLPGPPGKEGKRARKAAPGPKGEPGDVGPKGEPGPPGSDGLPGPKGERGPKGERGEPYNEIILEGQRGPPGPPGPAGPPGPVGPPGPPGSKGRSRHQQNTVSHDEAHAAPSDDTLIRRMSAQKALSTISMKSGRIIKSVDAPYNVTRIENTFGAWMKDPASKNNGKIWIVEHFSGLTVKEYEDLEALKIGSNFKTITLTRYFHGCGHAVYNGSIYYHKGGSDQIIKFPFDGKQAQHMKVENALHNNRNYLFQNAKTYFDLTADKDELWVIYASIHDENIVVGQIEINEDSFSIVQNINTTFPKSKAGNAFIARGILYLTDTKDSKIVFAFDLLKDKQLDVNFDFRSSNDTLTMVSYDPYDHTLYTWENGYLKKYGLHFLSAE encoded by the exons ATGACTTTCCCGGGAGCACAGTCCAGCTCAGTGAGAACAAATGTCCTCCTGTCGGGCCTGTTCCTGGTCACTGTGTTAAACTGCGCTGGGCTGGTTTATCTCTTCGTGCAGTGCAATGGCCTGAGGTCTCAGCAAGCAGCAATGGGCAGCCGCCTGGAGGAACTAACTGAGAGTTGGCCCATGGAATTCATCTCCCGCCTGAGTCAGGAGGAGACCGGCTGGACTGAGCAGAGGAACCGCAATAAGAGGAGCCACCAGCAACCCAAGAGCTTTGAGGAGACCGAGGACAGTGTCATGATGATGACTTATTCGAGGATCCCG ATTCGGATTTTTATGGATTTGTGCAACAGCACAAGGGGAATATGCTTAACAG GCCCACCAGGACCTGCTGGACCACCAG GTCTTCCAGGTTTAGCTGGATTGCCAGGAGTTAATGGCTCAGATGGACCTGTTGGGCTTCCAGGACCACCTGGAAAGGAAGGCAAACGGGCTCGGAAAG CTGCGCCTGGACCAAAAGGGGAACCTGGAGATGTGGGACCAAAAGGTGAGCCGGGGCCTCCTGGTTCAGATGGGTTACCAGGTCCCAAGGGTGAGCGGGGACCGAAAGGTGAAAGAGGAGAGCCTTACAACGAGATCATTTTAGAAG GTCAGAGAGGCCCTCCCGGACCCCCAGGGCCAGCAGGACCTCCAGGTCCTGTAGGACCTCCTGGCCCACCAGGTTCCAAAGGAAGGTCTCGCCATCAGCAgaacacagtcagtcacg ATGAAGCTCACGCTGCACCAAGTGATGATACTTTAATCAGACGGATGTCAGCACAAAAAGCACTAAGCACCATTTCGATGAAATCTG GACGCATCATAAAATCCGTGGATGCCCCTTACAATGTGACAAGGATTGAAAACACATTTGGAGCATGGATGAAGGACCCTGCATCAAAGAACAATGGAAAAATTTGGATTGTAGAGCACTTTTcag GATTGACAGTTAAAGAATATGAAGATTTAGAGGCACTTAAAATTGGGAGCAACTTCAAGACCATAACATTGACCCGTTATTTTCATGGTTGTGGACATGCTGTGTATAACGGCTCGATTTATTATCACAAAGGAGGATCTGATCAAATTATAAA atttccattCGATGGGAAACAAGCCCAGCATATGAAAGTAGAAAATGCTTTGCACAACAATCGCAATTACCTCTTCCAAAATGCGAAGACATATTTTGACTTGACAGCCGATAAAGATGAACTTTGGGTAATCTATGCTTCAATTCATGATGAAAACATCGTTGTTGGCCAAATTGAAATTAATGAAGACTCATTCTCGATTGTCCAGAATATCAATACCACATTCCCCAAGTCAAAGGCTGGTAATGCATTCATAGCACGTGGGATTCTCTACCTCACAGATACTAAGGACTCTAAAATAGTTTTTGCATTTGATTTGCTGAAAGACAAACAACTTGATGTAAATTTTGATTTTAGATCATCCAATGATACACTTACAATGGTTTCCTATGATCCCTATGATCACACTTTATATACATGGGAAAATGGCTACTTAAAGAAATATGGTCTTCATTTCTTATCAGCTGAATAA